tttctccatttaaCTTGATATCTTTCTTCAagtttttaatttttttaCTCCCCTCAGTGGTGCAATCAACGATTAGAAGATTGGGATTAGTGTGAATAGTTATAGATGATTTCATATTAACCATGGAGCATTGGGCGCAGTAAAAAGTGGATTTCTCACTAACAccttcttcattatccaaTTGCTCATATTTTACATAGAACTCATTACTAGATATTCTTGTATTTGTATGACCATTTTCACAAACTCGAACAATTTTTTTGGAAAACCCAAATACATCCTTTATCAAGCCAGCATTCTGCTGATATCCATGTTTTGTACCATAAAAATTTTCAAGCTCTGTATTCATTTTCTCTATGATCCAtatcaaatgtttcaaaacAGTCTGAGGTGTCatctctttatcatcaactATCATGAGCTCTTGCAACTGCGTAACTTGAAATACGTCATTTAACTTGCTAAGGCTGTATCTTTCTATTTCGTCTGAACCATCAAAAAAACCTTCCTTTGTTCTATTTTCATGGGCTACCTGAAGCATATGCAAAGCAAACCCAATCTGGCAAGTTATGCAATGGCCAACTTCACAGATATGACACCTAAGAGATTTCAATATTGGGAGGAAAAAGAATATTTGGACATAAATATGAACTATATCACCACTAAATGTTCCAACAACAGATGCAAAGGGTGTCTTGTTGAACGAAATAGATTTAGAATGAGGTATTTTCTGGAATTTTTTCGGTAACTCCGATTGATCATAATTTAAATAGTCTGTGACTTCGTTATCTACAATTACCTTATTTGTGGAAAAGGCGGCATTTGACGTGTATATTTCACAAAATTTTCCGTTTTTCGGAACAACCGCTTCAATATCATAATATTGCCATTTTGTGTGTTTATCATTACGAATCTTACTGTACTCCATCGTTGAAAGTTTGCAATCAAAAATATTGCCATCTGGCATTAAAGCGAACAAACGATCGCTTTTGGGGGCAATGGATACTTTTGAAACTGCGCTCTCCAGCCACATGACTCTACTTGTGTTCATTCTCAAGTCATGAATGTGAACAATAGGCTCATATAAAAGGCTGTTTCCGTACAAAAGACATCCCGTTGTTGCAATTGTGTTCCCAGATGCCGCAATGGTATAAACAGATGACTTGTGACTGTTTATACTGGATACTATCTTATTAATCCTTTTATCCACCAGATGAACAAGGCCAGAAGCCATTCCTACACATATAACATCACGAGATGCGTTATGCACGAAGTCAGATTGTCTGAGTTCATTCATGGCGCATTCTAGTGAAAGGGCACCTATGGTCTTTTCAACACTTATCAGACTGTTCGAAGTCTTTGCAGTATTCAATGGTTCAAATGAAGTAGCAATTGAGGATGTGCTGTATGTACTTGGTACGAACTCTGGTATCTTATCCATGCTCCCATATTTTTCGGCGATGCTTTTTAGAGATGTTTTGGAGTCAACAGATTTACTATCCCTTTTCACAAGATTATTCTCCTTAGAGGATAATGTATACGAATCTTCCGAGTACGAATTATTTGTATACTGTTCATTGGCCTCGAGGTAATATGATAGTGGACAATAACTGGTAGAACTGCTTCCAGAGAAATCAGACAAAACAGTGACCTTGTCAGATTTACATCCAGAGAGAATGGAAGTATCCGTAACATTCATAGCACCGTCTAATTCCCCAACAAATGCATCCACAAAAAATAGTTCATCATAAAAGGATGACAAGACAATAGTGGAACTGGTACTTGTGCTCGATAGGAGAGATGCAGTTATATGCTGCAATCCTCCATTAGTTATCCGGTGTTGTGTTTCATAATTGAGTAGGCTTAAGTTACGTTGCCCAGCCTTGGGAATTACTATTATTTCATCGTTTTTAGAAACTAGCAGATGCTTTTCGAAAACTTCGAGTGCATTGACAGAGTGGTTGTAACAACCACAGTACTGATTGAaatcattctttggcaAATAATGAGGATTATGGTTGTCACTAAAAAAGTGTGTATACTTTACAGAATCATCTTCTGGAGAAACTCCAATCAGTGACCCAGTTAACGCTGTCTTTAATGGAGAGTGTATAGAGTTGTACAGCCAAATCAAATGATTCCATTCATCGTATTTCAACAGACCGTATTGCATTTTAATATATGCTAGTCGAAATGTGGCATTTTAAACCAGAATTATGGATTCCTATGAGAACAAATATAAGATTAAATCTCAACTCTGACGATAAATTATAATCATACACAATGAAGGAATACGTTAAATACGAACAAATATGTACTCCAGCCTTTGATGCTTATGCAGTCATAAAAAGCGATAAATGCAAGTGCAAActaaaagaagaaaagtAAGtgcaaatataaaacaatTCTATCTCATAGCCTCTATATTGAGGCAATAACAATGGAATCTTTATCCAGTTGTGAAAGGAATAACTTTCTATAACGCAAGGGAATTAGATGTGATTTAGGAATGAAAGGCCTATATAATGCAGTGAATATGTGTGAATTCCCGAGGTATTAAAGATTTTCATGCCGCGGGAATGAATATTCAACTTCTGGATCTGTTCCCCATTCGCGAACCAACGAAACGGAGGAAATAGCGAATCTACCCCTCCTAATTAGGAATTTTgtttaaatatatttaaatgtGTCCTTTGTGCTGGGCCAATGAGGGTTTATCCATGTAATCAACAATGTTGTCCAAACCTTTGTCTTTCAAACTGAATAAACCCAAATAACGCAAGATAATGGCATTGGAAGTATATGGATTTACATATGCCGGCAAGCCCTTGTTTTCCAGGTATGTCGTCTTTTACTTGGTGTGTGTATACCAATATGTGTTCTGCCACGTCTGTATGTAATCCCATCGCTAATGCAAATTTCTTTCAGTTGCAAGGATTCCGAGGTTTCTCTGACGTTTTATGGTATATTTTAGTGTATTTGATCTAAAAACTTCAGGAACCTTGTCTGCTATCGTATCAAAGGTTGCTAGTCTGCTCTCCGACTATACCCAGGAGGACTCATTACGTTATATAACCGCAGGTAGGCACCAGTTTGTCTATCTGGAACGTGGGCCCTTATGCtattttggaatatcaaAGGGAACGTACACTCCACTTACAGTGTACAGGATTCTCTCAACTATTCATCTACAGGTATTTTACTTCCACCAACAAACACATACATCAAGGTGATATCCATTCTTACTAGAGGGGTGGAACGTATACTGTTAAAGAGACCTTCATATGATGTCCAAAACCTCCTGGGAGGAACTCAGTTTATTTTGCAGAAACTAGTGGATAACCTAGGCGGATGTCTAGGAATACTCGATACATCAGCCTATGAAGCCCTCCCCTTATCTCAGTCATCTCGCGACCAATTAGctacattttttacaaatttcAAAACAGACAATATACTGTTTGTGATATTTCATGCCAATATAAATGTTTAGGTGTGCCCTTCTGGTAGTATCAGACAGAGTTGCTGTGATAACCACAGCCAAAAGGGTAGTTCTAAACCCAAAAGGTACGTTAGTTTTCTTAAATTTACTCTATTTAGACATTATAATCGTTATAAATACCATTATCGCATCTCAATCTCTCCAGCAACAAGAGAACTGGACTCCAATATGCCTTCCATCTTACAATGACCAGTTAGTTTTATTACACATTCAAacataaaatataaagggCATTTACATACGCTTATATTAAATACATTGAGCCAGGAGTAGGGGTTGTTTGTATATCAACCAGAGGTGATCAAGAACAGTTTTATATACTATCCGGACACCTTGAAGATACTTCAGAGGTTTGCCACTCACTAATACAAATCATAATATTATagaaaattataaaatccaaatgtatggatgaggtTCGTACATCGTTACTGGAAACGCCATTGACATTCCCATCTGGAGAATTTAAAAAGTGTGAAATATTGCATGTTCTATATCACTCACTCAAACTCGGACaattcttttcatcatcattttACAACTTGACATACGGGGATTTTAGTCACCATATACTCTCATCATACCGAATGGTATCGGAACTTCTTCACAGCTCTACACACAAACGAGCTGCAATGATCTCATTCGAGGTTAGTATTACATGTAACAACAATACATTCTTCAGCACATAAACGTATATGCGGAATACAATACGGACTATGTAATGTATATGGCTACAGCGCCATGGACTGAAATCAC
This region of Theileria equi strain WA chromosome 1, complete sequence genomic DNA includes:
- a CDS encoding hypothetical protein (encoded by transcript BEWA_021940A): MALEVYGFTYAGKPLFSSCKDSEVSLTFYGTLSAIVSKVASLLSDYTQEDSLRYITAGRHQFVYLERGPLCYFGISKGTYTPLTVYRILSTIHLQVISILTRGVERILLKRPSYDVQNLLGGTQFILQKLVDNLGGCLGILDTSAYEALPLSQSSRDQLATFFTNFKTDNILCALLVVSDRVAVITTAKRVVLNPKDIIIVINTIIASQSLQQQENWTPICLPSYNDQAFTYAYIKYIEPGVGVVCISTRGDQEQFYILSGHLEDTSEKIIKSKCMDEVRTSLLETPLTFPSGEFKKCEILHVLYHSLKLGQFFSSSFYNLTYGDFSHHILSSYRMVSELLHSSTHKRAAMISFEHINVYAEYNTDYVMYMATAPWTEITTELVEKVAGYIYKHFSFLFITKTPTITMN
- a CDS encoding exonuclease family member protein (encoded by transcript BEWA_021930A); the protein is MQYGLLKYDEWNHLIWLYNSIHSPLKTALTGSLIGVSPEDDSVKYTHFFSDNHNPHYLPKNDFNQYCGCYNHSVNALEVFEKHLLVSKNDEIIVIPKAGQRNLSLLNYETQHRITNGGLQHITASLLSSTSTSSTIVLSSFYDELFFVDAFVGELDGAMNVTDTSILSGCKSDKVTVLSDFSGSSSTSYCPLSYYLEANEQYTNNSYSEDSYTLSSKENNLVKRDSKSVDSKTSLKSIAEKYGSMDKIPEFVPSTYSTSSIATSFEPLNTAKTSNSLISVEKTIGALSLECAMNELRQSDFVHNASRDVICVGMASGLVHLVDKRINKIVSSINSHKSSVYTIAASGNTIATTGCLLYGNSLLYEPIVHIHDLRMNTSRVMWLESAVSKVSIAPKSDRLFALMPDGNIFDCKLSTMEYSKIRNDKHTKWQYYDIEAVVPKNGKFCEIYTSNAAFSTNKVIVDNEVTDYLNYDQSELPKKFQKIPHSKSISFNKTPFASVVGTFSGDIVHIYVQIFFFLPILKSLRCHICEVGHCITCQIGFALHMLQVAHENRTKEGFFDGSDEIERYSLSKLNDVFQVTQLQELMIVDDKEMTPQTVLKHLIWIIEKMNTELENFYGTKHGYQQNAGLIKDVFGFSKKIVRVCENGHTNTRISSNEFYVKYEQLDNEEGVSEKSTFYCAQCSMVNMKSSITIHTNPNLLIVDCTTEGSKKIKNLKKDIKLNGEKYSIHTAVFSVPSEEAPLRPLAYVKVPQIYETKHQWMLINDGVIMYLDDKDEVFDYTHGWKNLILAIYTKQEMGTVRPIEPVLLGEQTIVPIKGRLVPLPLPSEDKPISSSIFVSESNMAHNPAAHGKTPTFVPLSLEELFEIHNSEFFVALDVECVKSNNESKQNRFNSIESSSLDTSAEDEKTLYTLARVTAIRGNDYLSGVPFLDHYVLKRKPPKDYMTRFSGIHSGDLDLKSSVHWLTTEKSIYLKIRYLVDAGCKIIGHGLVQDFKVLNIAVPSDNVIDTVELFRIKGKRYISLQFLSLNLLDKKIQDKEHDSIEDAKAALELYRTYLYYKGVNELENVVRRLYDIGYTTNWLVN